One genomic region from Aliarcobacter cryaerophilus ATCC 43158 encodes:
- a CDS encoding c-type cytochrome — MKKIITVAIFSALSVGSVLASDVVKFDKKLIQERNSIGYKYEGEKLEYKIPDENTIPNNQFGDLIKYGKELVANTYKHIGPEVKDENMRYAGNNLSCQSCHLEAGTKKYSSPFVGIYGNFPQYRPRENVIGTLADRINGCMERSMNGKSLPNSSKEMKAMEAYIYWLSQGVPIGAKVEGTGLAEVNRKMIQTTKADPVKGKVVYDVHCASCHGVNGEGIKNEGLANGYLYPPLWGKDSYNKGAGMYRTLKAMDFIKANMPLGATKEHPILTDEESYNVAVYMNLDEHERPEKENREKDFPDASVKAPDTYIEGKDSIDRRFGPFGQFIKTNK; from the coding sequence ATGAAAAAGATTATAACAGTTGCCATTTTTAGTGCATTAAGTGTTGGTTCTGTGCTTGCTTCTGATGTTGTGAAGTTTGATAAAAAACTTATACAAGAAAGAAACAGTATTGGATACAAATATGAAGGGGAAAAACTAGAGTATAAAATTCCAGATGAAAATACAATTCCAAATAACCAATTTGGAGATTTAATCAAATATGGAAAAGAGCTAGTAGCTAATACTTATAAGCATATAGGTCCTGAAGTTAAAGATGAAAATATGAGATATGCAGGAAATAATCTTTCATGTCAAAGTTGTCACTTAGAAGCAGGAACAAAAAAATATTCTTCTCCCTTTGTAGGAATTTATGGAAATTTTCCACAATATAGACCTAGAGAGAATGTAATAGGAACTTTAGCAGATAGAATAAATGGCTGCATGGAAAGAAGTATGAATGGAAAATCTCTTCCAAATTCAAGCAAAGAGATGAAGGCTATGGAAGCTTATATTTATTGGTTAAGTCAAGGTGTTCCAATTGGAGCAAAAGTTGAAGGAACTGGTTTAGCTGAAGTAAATAGAAAAATGATACAAACAACAAAAGCTGATCCAGTTAAGGGAAAAGTTGTATATGATGTTCACTGTGCTTCTTGCCATGGAGTAAATGGAGAAGGTATTAAAAATGAAGGTCTTGCAAATGGTTATTTATATCCTCCACTTTGGGGAAAAGATAGCTACAACAAAGGTGCTGGAATGTACAGAACTTTAAAAGCTATGGATTTTATTAAAGCAAATATGCCTTTAGGTGCTACAAAAGAGCATCCAATTTTAACAGATGAAGAGTCATATAATGTAGCTGTTTATATGAATTTAGATGAACACGAAAGACCAGAAAAAGAAAATAGAGAAAAAGATTTTCCAGATGCAAGTGTTAAAGCTCCTGACACTTATATAGAAGGAAAAGATTCGATTGATAGAAGATTTGGACCATTTGGACAATTTATCAAAACTAATAAATAA
- a CDS encoding M48 family metallopeptidase — translation MRYFKIVIFTTFVAILFSACTHKTPYTNRSQLILMSSQEELALGEKSYKESLSEVKVITGTKDAARVQAIGQRIAVAANQPNYKWEFNLVDDNQANAFCLPGGKVVVYTGILQYAKNDDQLATVISHEVAHALARHGAERVTQGMIQQGVGLIGSVAVAATAPQYQNAFNQAYGLGSNLGVMLPYGRMQESEADEIGIYLMYKSGYNVNEATKFWENMSEGKSGGNDFFSTHPSSQNRTKDIQTVINKIENEPK, via the coding sequence ATGAGATATTTTAAAATTGTTATATTTACTACATTTGTGGCTATTTTGTTTTCAGCTTGTACGCACAAAACTCCATATACAAACCGTTCACAACTAATTCTTATGTCATCACAAGAAGAGTTGGCTTTAGGTGAAAAGTCATATAAAGAGTCTTTAAGTGAAGTAAAAGTTATAACGGGTACAAAAGATGCCGCAAGAGTTCAAGCTATTGGACAAAGAATTGCAGTTGCTGCAAATCAACCAAACTACAAATGGGAATTCAATTTAGTTGATGATAACCAAGCAAATGCTTTTTGTCTTCCTGGTGGAAAAGTTGTTGTATATACAGGGATTTTACAATATGCTAAGAATGATGACCAATTAGCAACTGTAATATCTCACGAAGTAGCTCATGCACTTGCACGTCATGGAGCTGAAAGAGTAACTCAAGGAATGATACAACAAGGTGTTGGACTAATTGGAAGTGTAGCAGTTGCAGCAACAGCTCCACAATATCAAAATGCATTTAATCAAGCTTATGGTTTGGGTTCAAATTTGGGAGTTATGCTTCCTTATGGAAGAATGCAAGAGAGTGAAGCTGATGAAATAGGTATTTATCTAATGTATAAATCTGGTTACAATGTAAATGAAGCTACTAAATTTTGGGAAAATATGTCTGAAGGGAAAAGTGGAGGAAATGACTTTTTCTCTACACATCCTAGTTCACAAAATAGAACAAAAGATATTCAAACTGTAATAAATAAGATTGAAAATGAACCAAAATAG
- a CDS encoding cache domain-containing protein, with protein sequence MILPFIKSYKKTFILFALFIFTLLFFLYKYNNILNEKTLDIFVQNQVQIVQDELENQKNQALSLALMFSKNQDIINNLEKNNHIELKKELLKLLNIIKTYTKNSIDIQIHTKDLEVFTRSWEDVDFGLKLDSFREGLVKVKNSNEPYVSTELGKRFNIKAIAPIYNHNNLFIGSIEVIVDFNPLINRLKGLGIDSMILLEKDYLNIATYHINNTKIENYVILNSSFSKNLLDILIKNPNCLKNDSFYYETNEKVFTQVPLGEFGNKSVGILLISFDKNFNSFQYLPKYDYFGDINIKEDKKDLKDISKKEIIIR encoded by the coding sequence ATGATACTTCCTTTTATAAAAAGTTATAAAAAAACTTTTATTTTATTTGCTTTGTTTATATTTACTTTATTATTCTTTTTATATAAATATAACAATATCTTAAATGAAAAAACTTTAGATATTTTTGTGCAAAATCAAGTTCAAATTGTACAAGATGAACTAGAAAATCAAAAAAACCAAGCTTTATCTTTAGCTTTAATGTTTTCTAAAAATCAAGATATTATAAATAATTTAGAAAAAAACAACCATATAGAACTAAAAAAAGAGCTTTTAAAACTCCTAAATATTATAAAAACATATACAAAAAATAGTATAGATATACAAATTCATACAAAAGATTTAGAAGTTTTTACTAGAAGTTGGGAAGATGTAGATTTTGGACTAAAACTAGATAGTTTTAGAGAAGGACTTGTAAAAGTAAAAAATTCAAATGAGCCTTATGTTTCAACTGAGTTGGGAAAAAGATTTAATATAAAAGCAATAGCACCAATTTATAACCATAATAACTTATTTATTGGTTCTATTGAAGTAATAGTTGATTTTAATCCACTTATAAATAGGCTAAAAGGATTAGGTATTGACTCTATGATTTTACTTGAAAAAGATTATTTAAATATTGCAACTTATCATATCAATAATACAAAAATAGAAAATTATGTTATTTTAAATAGTAGTTTTAGTAAAAATTTACTCGATATTTTAATAAAAAATCCAAACTGCCTTAAAAATGATAGTTTTTATTATGAAACAAATGAAAAAGTTTTTACTCAAGTTCCTTTAGGAGAGTTTGGAAATAAAAGTGTTGGAATTTTACTTATAAGTTTTGATAAAAATTTTAATAGTTTTCAATACTTACCTAAATATGACTACTTTGGAGATATAAA